The Corynebacterium camporealensis genome contains a region encoding:
- the pgsA gene encoding phosphatidylinositol phosphate synthase, with the protein MLSVHGRKPAAVVVEPIAKIFLKMGLTPNAVTVVGTLVTIGIAVSLIPTGHLVWAAVLSGLFAAFDMLDGTMARMTRGGSKFGAILDASCDRITDGALFCAIAWWLIFTDNAHASTVVACMITLVSSQVISYVKAKGEAQGFTMVGGLVERPERLIVGLVGIGLEGLGLPWAIEIALWALAIGSIFTVYQRLMIAARQDES; encoded by the coding sequence ATGCTTAGCGTGCACGGGCGTAAACCCGCCGCTGTGGTGGTGGAGCCGATCGCCAAAATCTTCTTGAAAATGGGCCTGACCCCCAACGCGGTGACGGTCGTGGGCACCTTGGTCACCATCGGCATTGCCGTGAGCCTGATTCCGACCGGCCACCTGGTGTGGGCTGCGGTCCTATCGGGTCTGTTTGCAGCCTTTGACATGCTCGATGGCACGATGGCGCGCATGACCCGCGGTGGGTCGAAGTTCGGCGCGATTCTGGATGCGTCCTGTGACCGCATCACCGACGGCGCGCTTTTTTGCGCCATCGCTTGGTGGCTGATTTTCACCGACAACGCGCATGCCTCCACCGTGGTGGCTTGCATGATCACCCTGGTCTCCTCGCAGGTCATTTCCTACGTTAAGGCCAAGGGTGAGGCGCAAGGCTTCACGATGGTCGGCGGCCTCGTCGAGCGCCCCGAACGCCTCATCGTCGGCCTGGTCGGCATCGGCTTGGAGGGCCTGGGTCTGCCGTGGGCGATTGAAATCGCGCTGTGGGCACTGGCCAT